The following are from one region of the Flavobacteriales bacterium genome:
- a CDS encoding ATP-binding protein produces the protein MSVLERIADNLEFESQLNNINQIEQLIDEVCDKLAIHEDYYGNMLIALTEAVNNAIVHGNKQDPNKHVKLQYETKNNQVFFTVQDQGFGFDLAKVPDPTKPENIHKLSGRGVYLMKNLADEVIFENNGSKVCLKFTISNN, from the coding sequence ATGAGTGTTTTAGAAAGAATTGCAGATAACTTAGAGTTTGAATCCCAACTCAACAACATCAACCAAATAGAACAATTAATCGACGAGGTGTGCGACAAACTAGCTATCCACGAAGATTATTATGGAAACATGTTAATTGCATTAACAGAAGCTGTAAACAATGCAATTGTACATGGCAACAAACAAGACCCAAATAAACATGTAAAACTCCAATACGAAACAAAAAACAATCAAGTATTTTTTACCGTTCAAGATCAAGGTTTTGGTTTCGACTTAGCTAAAGTACCAGACCCTACTAAACCAGAAAACATCCATAAACTAAGTGGAAGAGGAGTTTATTTAATGAAAAATTTAGCCGACGAAGTTATCTTTGAAAATAACGGTTCAAAAGTTTGTCTAAAGTTCACCATATCAAACAATTAA
- the mnmG gene encoding tRNA uridine-5-carboxymethylaminomethyl(34) synthesis enzyme MnmG, whose protein sequence is MEKTYDVIVVGAGHAGCEAAAAAANLGSKTLLITMNMNSIAQMSCNPAMGGVAKGQIVREIDALGGYSGIVSDKSAIQFKMLNKSKGPAMWSPRTQNDRMMFSNIWRLKLEQTKNLDFWQDMVTELIIEKNTCTGIKTQIGIEFKAKSVILTNGTFLNGLIHIGEKQFGGGRAGDRASTGLTEQLISAGFTSGRMKTGTPPRVDGRSLNYSKMEEQPGDEKPSKFSFSSETTPLLKQRSCYITYTNDDVHDILRTGFEQSPMFTGRIQGLGPRYCPSIEDKIVRFSERERHQLFIEPEGWDTVEIYVNGFSTSLPEDVQYKAMRLIPGFENAKMFRPGYAIEYDFFQPTQLKNTLETKGVDNLYFAGQINGTTGYEEAAGQGMMAGINAHLKSTENEPFILKRDEAYIGVLIDDLITKGTTEPYRMFTSRAEYRILLRQDNADVRLTPLSNKIGLATDDMLKKVEQKNSNINSIISKFEETSLLPEEVNDYLDSQNSSILKQKVKANTVITRPNIEITNIINSSVKLKETLKAYSNEELEGAEILMKYDGYISREKEIADKMMRLENIKLYDNIDYKSLSSLSAEAVEKLTKIKPNTLGQASRISGISASDISVLMVHMNK, encoded by the coding sequence ATGGAAAAAACATACGACGTAATAGTTGTAGGAGCAGGTCATGCAGGTTGTGAAGCTGCTGCTGCTGCTGCAAACTTAGGTTCAAAAACATTGTTGATTACAATGAATATGAATTCAATTGCTCAAATGTCATGTAATCCAGCCATGGGTGGTGTAGCTAAAGGACAAATTGTTAGAGAAATAGACGCACTTGGAGGTTACTCTGGGATTGTAAGCGATAAAAGTGCTATACAATTTAAAATGCTAAACAAGTCTAAGGGTCCAGCCATGTGGAGTCCAAGAACACAAAACGACCGCATGATGTTCTCTAATATTTGGAGGTTAAAATTAGAGCAAACCAAAAATTTAGATTTTTGGCAAGATATGGTTACGGAATTGATTATAGAAAAGAATACTTGTACAGGTATAAAAACACAAATAGGAATAGAATTTAAAGCTAAATCTGTAATACTTACCAATGGCACATTTTTAAATGGATTAATACATATTGGTGAAAAACAATTTGGAGGCGGTAGAGCTGGAGATAGAGCGTCAACTGGCCTAACAGAACAACTAATCTCAGCAGGATTTACATCTGGAAGAATGAAAACGGGAACACCACCAAGGGTGGATGGTAGATCATTAAATTATTCTAAAATGGAAGAACAACCTGGAGACGAAAAACCATCTAAATTTTCTTTTTCTTCAGAAACAACTCCATTATTGAAACAAAGAAGCTGCTACATAACATATACCAACGATGATGTTCATGATATATTAAGAACAGGCTTTGAACAATCTCCTATGTTTACAGGTAGAATTCAAGGTTTAGGACCAAGGTATTGTCCTTCAATTGAGGATAAAATTGTTCGTTTTTCGGAACGAGAAAGACATCAATTGTTTATAGAACCAGAGGGTTGGGATACCGTAGAAATATATGTAAATGGATTTTCAACTTCTTTACCAGAAGATGTCCAATACAAAGCCATGCGATTAATTCCTGGTTTTGAAAACGCCAAAATGTTCCGCCCAGGATATGCCATTGAATATGATTTCTTTCAACCCACACAATTAAAAAACACACTTGAAACAAAGGGTGTGGATAACCTATATTTTGCAGGACAAATAAACGGAACAACAGGTTATGAGGAGGCAGCTGGACAAGGAATGATGGCTGGAATAAATGCTCATTTAAAATCCACTGAAAATGAACCATTTATACTTAAAAGAGACGAAGCTTATATAGGAGTATTAATCGATGATTTAATTACCAAAGGGACAACTGAGCCTTATCGTATGTTTACATCAAGAGCTGAATATAGAATACTTTTACGACAAGATAATGCAGATGTAAGGCTTACCCCGTTATCAAATAAAATAGGTTTAGCTACTGATGATATGCTTAAAAAGGTAGAACAAAAAAACAGCAATATAAATTCAATAATTTCAAAATTTGAAGAGACTAGTTTATTGCCTGAAGAAGTAAACGATTATTTAGACTCACAAAACTCATCAATTTTAAAACAAAAAGTTAAGGCAAATACTGTAATCACACGTCCTAATATAGAAATTACCAACATCATCAATTCAAGTGTTAAGCTAAAAGAAACCCTTAAAGCATATTCGAATGAAGAATTGGAAGGAGCAGAAATATTGATGAAATACGATGGCTACATTTCTAGAGAAAAAGAAATTGCAGACAAAATGATGCGATTAGAAAATATTAAACTTTACGACAATATCGATTACAAATCGTTATCTTCTCTTTCTGCAGAAGCAGTTGAAAAACTAACCAAGATAAAACCAAATACTCTAGGGCAAGCTTCGAGAATAAGTGGAATTTCTGCTTCTGATATTTCTGTGTTAATGGTACACATGAATAAGTAA
- the ybeY gene encoding rRNA maturation RNase YbeY, giving the protein MTFHSEDVDFHLVNEKQIIKWLQNTIKNEGRTVSELSYIFCSDDYLHKMNLEYLNHDTYTDIITFDYTEGSVVGGDIFISIDRVKENALKFKTEFVNELSRVIVHGVLHLVGYKDKTNKEKELMRSKEDFYLILLS; this is encoded by the coding sequence ATTACTTTTCATTCTGAAGACGTTGATTTTCATTTAGTTAACGAAAAACAAATCATTAAATGGCTACAAAACACCATAAAAAACGAAGGTAGAACTGTGTCAGAACTTTCGTATATATTTTGTTCTGATGATTATCTTCATAAAATGAATTTAGAATACTTAAATCATGATACCTATACCGACATTATTACCTTTGATTACACTGAGGGAAGTGTTGTTGGAGGAGATATATTTATCAGTATTGACAGAGTTAAAGAAAATGCTTTAAAATTTAAAACAGAATTCGTAAATGAACTGTCTAGGGTAATCGTTCATGGCGTGCTGCATTTAGTTGGTTATAAAGACAAAACCAACAAAGAGAAGGAGTTAATGAGAAGTAAGGAAGATTTTTATCTAATTTTGCTTTCTTAA
- a CDS encoding FAD-dependent oxidoreductase yields the protein MSTKKIAIIGAGPAGVTAAYQLTKMGVKVDLYEASNQVGGMAKTIDLWEQKIDLGPHRFFSNDTRINKLWLEVVGDDYKMVDRLTRIYYKNKFYYYPLKPFDALFKLGVGTATLCLLSFFKEKVSPTKLDGTFENWVTNRFGYKLFSIFFKTYSEKLWGISCKELDADFAAQRIKKLSLWEAVIGAFKGNKSNKHKTLVDQFAYPLEGTGMVYERMAKYVSENNGSVFLNTPVERIIAENNIAKSIEFEGGKIEAYDHIISSMPFTQMVTRLPEVPNDIKQLAFSLKFRNTILVYLKIDGENLFPDNWLYIHSTEVLTGRITNFSNWVPEINGNQKETIVVLEYWCYNEDDLWNDSDVSLIERAKKEIKITGLVKNENISEGYVHKINSCYPVYSKGYKERLKPIEEYLTSINNLSIIGRYGAFKYNNQDHSILMGYLAAENIVNGSNHNLWDINTDYEDYQEKSTITASGLSQD from the coding sequence ATGAGTACTAAAAAAATTGCAATTATCGGAGCTGGGCCCGCAGGGGTAACAGCAGCATATCAACTGACCAAGATGGGTGTAAAAGTTGATTTATATGAAGCTTCAAATCAAGTGGGCGGTATGGCAAAAACCATTGATTTGTGGGAACAAAAAATTGATTTGGGCCCCCATCGTTTTTTTAGTAATGATACCCGAATAAATAAATTGTGGCTGGAGGTTGTTGGGGATGATTATAAAATGGTTGATCGACTAACTAGAATTTATTATAAAAATAAATTCTACTATTATCCACTAAAACCCTTTGATGCTTTATTTAAATTAGGTGTAGGGACTGCTACTCTTTGTTTGCTATCATTTTTTAAAGAAAAAGTATCACCAACAAAACTTGATGGAACTTTTGAAAACTGGGTAACAAATAGATTTGGTTACAAGCTGTTTTCAATTTTTTTTAAAACATATTCAGAAAAATTATGGGGTATTTCTTGTAAAGAGTTAGATGCTGATTTTGCCGCGCAACGAATAAAAAAATTATCATTATGGGAGGCTGTAATTGGAGCTTTTAAGGGAAACAAAAGTAATAAACACAAAACGTTGGTTGATCAATTTGCTTATCCATTAGAGGGTACAGGAATGGTTTATGAACGAATGGCAAAATATGTTTCAGAAAATAATGGGTCAGTTTTCTTAAACACTCCTGTAGAACGTATAATTGCCGAAAATAATATAGCTAAAAGTATTGAATTTGAGGGTGGAAAAATTGAGGCATACGATCATATTATTTCTTCTATGCCCTTTACACAAATGGTTACTCGTTTGCCAGAAGTTCCAAATGATATTAAACAGTTAGCATTTTCTTTAAAATTCCGCAATACAATATTGGTTTATTTAAAAATTGATGGGGAAAATTTGTTTCCTGATAATTGGTTATATATTCATTCAACAGAAGTACTTACTGGTAGAATTACCAATTTTAGTAATTGGGTTCCTGAAATTAACGGTAATCAGAAAGAAACTATTGTTGTTTTAGAGTATTGGTGTTATAACGAGGATGATTTATGGAATGATTCTGATGTTTCATTAATTGAAAGAGCAAAAAAAGAGATAAAAATTACTGGCTTGGTTAAAAATGAGAATATTTCTGAAGGTTATGTACACAAAATCAACAGTTGTTACCCTGTTTATTCAAAAGGATATAAAGAGAGATTAAAGCCAATTGAAGAATATTTAACTTCAATCAATAACCTAAGCATTATTGGACGGTATGGTGCTTTTAAATACAACAATCAAGATCACTCTATACTCATGGGTTATTTAGCTGCGGAAAACATTGTTAATGGCTCTAATCATAATTTGTGGGATATTAATACAGATTATGAGGATTACCAAGAAAAGTCTACGATTACTGCAAGTGGATTATCTCAAGACTAG
- a CDS encoding glycosyltransferase family 39 protein, giving the protein MRIFVIFLFFSVTFLSCETKNDSTQKSQSIEHFKNEIKSNANWYNSISKKAKERNISIEEMLALDAQFMYENQVFVTEKTTEEASPFKREYTLFSFNQLIPLILGLISIIISLSLFFNNKNYTWSLIYLTIGGVFLRVFVLLLNNYINGWDEIFHALVAKNMSSNPFHPMLYKNPILNFDEFSWVSGQTWLHKQPLFLWQIALSIKLFGANVIALRIPSIIMSGLLVLIIYDIGKTTINYKVGYYAALLFVFSSYSIDLANGAVHTDHNDMAFLFYVSASIWAWTRYENTNSKHKQLFLILIGVFSGCAVLNKWLVGLLVYFGWGLSILLIKERRVEFINYKNIIISFAISLIIFIPWQIYIFFTFKELALHEYKLNTRHLFEVIEDHGGDFWYHFFETTNLYGINKFYVLLSLIFYIFYVRKSTYKVAFLSLITCIFLFYTIASTKMPTFTFVLLSIGYVVLGLVFERLMSFFIENVKVKYKGVKTFITITFIALIMIPIFNLNKIEEQHVKWYYKKEKTHPLYINKNNTKIINSLNNEFDNLKGYVVFNCWGLDNISVMYFTDAVAAYSFIPNEQDYNKIKEQNLKIFVFDNGILPDFLINNPEVIKYKGNYMW; this is encoded by the coding sequence ATGCGAATATTTGTAATTTTTCTCTTTTTCTCCGTTACATTTCTTTCTTGTGAGACAAAAAACGACTCAACTCAAAAAAGTCAATCTATTGAGCATTTTAAGAATGAGATAAAGTCAAATGCAAATTGGTATAATAGTATCTCAAAAAAAGCAAAAGAACGAAATATTTCCATAGAAGAAATGTTAGCTTTAGATGCTCAATTTATGTATGAAAATCAAGTTTTTGTAACAGAGAAAACAACAGAAGAAGCTTCTCCTTTTAAAAGAGAATACACATTATTTTCTTTTAACCAATTAATTCCTTTAATACTTGGGCTTATATCAATAATTATAAGTTTATCACTGTTTTTTAACAATAAAAATTATACTTGGTCATTAATTTACTTAACTATCGGAGGGGTATTTTTGCGTGTTTTTGTTTTATTATTAAATAACTATATCAATGGTTGGGATGAGATTTTTCATGCGTTGGTTGCAAAAAACATGTCTTCAAACCCATTTCATCCAATGCTATATAAAAACCCCATACTAAATTTTGATGAGTTTAGTTGGGTTTCTGGACAAACATGGTTACACAAACAACCTTTGTTTTTATGGCAAATAGCATTGTCTATAAAATTATTTGGTGCAAATGTTATTGCGCTACGAATTCCTAGTATAATTATGTCTGGATTACTCGTGTTAATAATCTATGATATTGGCAAAACAACAATAAACTATAAAGTTGGGTATTACGCCGCACTACTTTTTGTTTTTTCAAGTTATAGTATCGATTTAGCAAACGGGGCTGTCCATACAGACCATAATGATATGGCTTTCTTATTTTATGTTAGTGCAAGTATATGGGCTTGGACAAGGTATGAAAACACAAACTCAAAACACAAACAATTATTTTTAATTTTAATCGGAGTGTTTTCTGGTTGTGCTGTATTAAATAAATGGTTAGTCGGCTTATTGGTGTATTTTGGATGGGGGCTTTCAATACTATTAATAAAAGAAAGAAGAGTTGAATTTATTAACTATAAAAACATAATTATAAGTTTTGCTATATCTCTAATCATATTTATTCCTTGGCAAATTTATATTTTTTTTACATTTAAAGAATTAGCATTACACGAATACAAATTAAATACACGACATCTATTTGAGGTGATAGAAGATCACGGAGGTGATTTTTGGTATCATTTTTTTGAAACAACAAACCTATATGGTATTAATAAGTTTTACGTGTTATTAAGCCTAATTTTTTATATTTTTTATGTTAGAAAATCTACTTATAAAGTCGCATTTTTAAGTCTTATTACATGTATTTTTCTTTTTTATACTATAGCATCAACCAAAATGCCAACATTCACTTTTGTATTATTAAGCATTGGATATGTAGTTTTGGGGTTGGTTTTTGAAAGATTAATGTCTTTTTTTATTGAAAATGTTAAGGTTAAATATAAGGGTGTAAAAACTTTTATAACTATAACTTTTATAGCTCTTATAATGATACCCATATTCAATTTAAATAAAATTGAAGAGCAACATGTAAAATGGTATTATAAAAAAGAAAAAACGCATCCATTATATATAAATAAAAACAACACCAAGATAATTAATAGTCTTAATAATGAATTTGATAATTTAAAGGGATATGTTGTTTTTAATTGTTGGGGTTTAGACAATATATCTGTTATGTATTTTACAGATGCCGTTGCAGCTTATTCATTTATTCCAAATGAACAAGATTACAATAAAATTAAAGAACAAAACCTCAAGATTTTCGTGTTTGATAATGGAATACTTCCTGATTTTTTAATTAACAATCCTGAAGTAATTAAATACAAAGGAAATTATATGTGGTAA